One Candida dubliniensis CD36 chromosome 1, complete sequence genomic region harbors:
- a CDS encoding SIR2-family NAD-dependent histone deacetylase, putative (Similar to S. cerevisiae SIR2;~Similar to C. albicans SIR21;~Similar to S. pombe SIR2), producing MPSDNDIVLVDSSSENEEDQDDSLREIKKFKPNPNESNRLNNGNFSTVPFNAVSSSSSSSDNEQEEEEEPEETNGNQISFNIDDGYDSEGLTKESSRTPIGNNISDITDTPTNTNQLDGNHDGKSLPFTSSSSSSSDDDNDSDDDDDDDLESDFAFEEIPPSIIMETRKYLKQNGTMKFLEKYLPTAATIENIIKLILQLGFVPKRKSSSNINGDENNDIMEYIKILNHAIIKVKSIRERREDITTIKDVLKLIKNCENIMVITGAGISTSLGIPDFRSSQGFYSMVQHLGLSDPQEVFDLDIFNNDPKLFYSIAHMILPPNHIFSPLHSFIKLLQDKQKLLRNYTQNIDNLESYAGISKEKLIQCHGSFATASCITCGYQVDGEIIFPEIKNKQIPYCPKCNEIKQSILKSKKKKQRKNYDDYDDDEDEETYFHESFGVMKPDITFFGEQLPENFKIAINQDINKVDLVIVIGTSLKVAPVADIVGKIPESVPQILLNKDPINHCQFDVSLLGYCDDIASYIANELGESWDLPHPDYNKIRGGGEGGKKKGENLSIQLIDPTLREYLISNKSTTNNEKQGVVEGDEEQKEEPKKEELEIEEEKEAPIDKS from the coding sequence atgcctagtgataatgatattgtaTTAGTTGATTCTAGTTCAGAAAACGAGGAAGATCAAGATGATTCACTTCGGGAAATTAAGAAATTTAAACCTAATccaaatgaatcaaatagATTAAATAATGGCAATTTTTCAACCGTACCATTTAATGCagtatcatcatcatcatcgtcttctgacaatgaacaagaagaagaggaagaacCAGAAGAAACAAATGGGAATCAAATACTgtttaatattgatgatgggTATGACTCAGAAGGATTAACTAAAGAATCATCAAGAACTCcaattggtaataatatatCTGATATAACTGATACACCTACAAATACTAATCAATTAGATGGAAATCATGATGGAAAAAGTTTGCCATttacatcatcatcatcatcatcatctgaCGATGATAACGATAgtgacgatgatgatgatgatgatttggaATCAGATTTTGCTTTTGAAGAAATACCACCTTCAATAATTATGGAAACTAGAAAATATCTTAAACAAAATGGTACGAtgaaatttcttgaaaaatatttaccTACTGCtgcaacaattgaaaatattattaaattaatattacaaTTAGGATTTGTCCCCAAACggaaatcatcatcaaatataaatggtgatgaaaataatgatattatggaatatattaaaattttaaatcatgCCATTATAAaagttaaatcaattagaGAAAGAAGAGAAGATATAACGACCATAAAAGatgttttaaaattaattaaaaattgtgAAAATATAATGGTTATAACTGGTGCAGGAATTTCTACTAGTTTAGGAATTCCTGATTTCCGATCATCTCAAGGGTTTTATTCAATGGTTCAACATTTAGGTTTATCTGATCCTCAAGAAGTTTTCGATTTagatatttttaataatgatcctaaattattttattcaattgctCATATGATTTTACCTCCAAATCATATTTTCAGTCCATTAcattcatttattaaattattacaagataaacaaaaattattaagaaattatactcaaaatattgataatttagaaAGTTATGCTGGTATTtctaaagaaaaattaattcaatgTCATGGATCATTTGCAACTGCTAGTTGTATAACTTGTGGTTATCAAGTTGATGGAGAAATTATATTCccagaaattaaaaataaacaaattccTTATTGTCCTAAAtgtaatgaaattaaacaatcaatattaaaatccaaaaagaaaaaacaacgTAAGaattatgatgattatgatgacgacgaagatgaagaaactTATTTTCATGAAAGTTTTGGAGTTATGAAACCAGATATAACTTTTTTCGGAGAACAATTACCagaaaatttcaaaattgcTATAAATCAAGATATTAATAAAGTTGATTTAGTTATTGTAATTGGTACTTCATTAAAAGTTGCTCCCGTAGCAGATATTGTCGGGAAAATTCCTGAACTGGTTCcacaaattttattaaataaagatCCAATAAATCATTGTCAATTTGATGTTAGTTTATTGGGTTATTGTGATGATATAGCAAGTTATATTGCTAATGAATTAGGTGAATCTTGGGATTTACCTCATCCAgattataataaaatacgaggaggaggagaaggaggaaaaaaaaagggtgAGAATTTActgattcaattaattgatccaACTTTAAGAGAATATCTAATAAGCAATAAGAGTACTACaaacaatgaaaaacaGGGAGTAGTGGAAGGTGACGAGGAACAGAAGGAAGAACCGAAGAAAGAAGAGTTGGAAATTGAGGAGGAAAAGGAAGCTCCGATAGATAAATCATAG